One genomic region from bacterium encodes:
- a CDS encoding SUF system NifU family Fe-S cluster assembly protein, protein MALDQLYQEVLLDHYRQPRNRGELADADVRLELKNPFCGDEILLTLKMADGRVQKAAFEGHGCVISQASASVMTEKIKGLRVEEIEKIADQFTRLVKEGRYERPEEEEFDEIEAFAGVCEFPTRVKCAMLAWRTLLQGLQAHEHDHPHDDH, encoded by the coding sequence ATGGCTTTAGATCAACTCTATCAGGAAGTGCTTCTGGACCATTACAGGCAACCGCGCAACCGGGGGGAGCTTGCCGATGCGGACGTCCGTCTGGAATTGAAAAATCCCTTTTGCGGGGACGAAATTCTGCTGACCCTGAAAATGGCGGACGGACGGGTGCAGAAAGCCGCCTTTGAAGGTCATGGCTGTGTGATCAGTCAGGCCTCGGCTTCGGTGATGACGGAAAAGATCAAGGGATTGCGGGTGGAGGAGATTGAAAAGATCGCCGACCAATTCACCCGGCTGGTCAAGGAAGGCCGCTATGAGCGGCCGGAGGAAGAGGAGTTCGATGAGATCGAGGCCTTCGCCGGAGTATGCGAATTCCCCACCCGGGTCAAGTGCGCTATGCTCGCCTGGCGGACCCTGCTGCAGGGGCTGCAGGCACATGAGCACGACCATCCCCACGACGACCATTAG
- a CDS encoding cohesin domain-containing protein, which translates to MVALKKIYRLYAAGLLALLAACSQPLSTEPENADDARVTATFSLSKAAVLKTGISRLVITVSGTGMKTMTLDTTVSAAAEGRFQTTLKVTPGKNRLFQVSAFQDTLLVLTGKDSLDLKAGQKTALRLTLQFQVPALTLTPIDTTLAVNSTLTVYVKAHHVDSLCTIGTKLKFDPAKLQVVELGREDDFLKKNGGAVTQLQFSKDNTAGEVILQLGIFPAGKSVSGEGKIARILFKATATSTADIDLNLKGTDLGLYDKRANPMQAVALGSHIVIQ; encoded by the coding sequence ATGGTTGCCCTTAAAAAAATATACCGCCTGTATGCCGCTGGCCTGCTGGCGCTACTGGCTGCCTGCAGCCAGCCCCTCTCGACCGAGCCGGAGAACGCGGATGATGCCCGCGTCACGGCAACCTTCTCGCTCTCCAAAGCCGCCGTGCTCAAGACGGGGATCAGCCGGCTGGTCATCACCGTCTCGGGAACGGGGATGAAGACCATGACGCTGGATACCACCGTTTCGGCTGCAGCAGAGGGGCGGTTCCAGACCACGCTCAAGGTCACGCCTGGCAAGAACCGGCTCTTCCAGGTGTCAGCTTTCCAGGATACCCTGCTGGTTCTGACCGGAAAAGACAGCCTCGACCTGAAGGCCGGGCAAAAAACGGCGCTCCGTCTGACCCTGCAGTTTCAGGTGCCAGCCCTCACCTTGACCCCCATCGATACCACCCTGGCCGTGAACAGCACCCTCACGGTCTATGTCAAAGCCCATCATGTGGACAGCCTGTGCACGATCGGTACCAAATTGAAATTCGACCCTGCCAAGCTGCAGGTGGTCGAGCTCGGTCGCGAGGACGATTTTCTTAAAAAGAACGGCGGGGCGGTCACGCAGTTGCAGTTCAGCAAGGACAACACTGCGGGCGAGGTGATCTTGCAACTGGGCATCTTCCCTGCGGGCAAATCGGTGAGCGGTGAGGGCAAGATCGCCCGCATCCTTTTCAAAGCGACCGCGACTTCGACAGCTGATATAGACCTCAACCTGAAGGGGACGGATCTGGGTTTGTATGACAAGCGTGCCAATCCCATGCAAGCCGTGGCGCTGGGCAGCCATATTGTGATTCAGTAG
- a CDS encoding asparaginase produces MPAKKVKIYVITTGGTIEKIYDEESGTLTNRGSLLQQMLARLRLPYTTIQSYDLLCKDSLEMTDKDRQMILLAVENLLEHDAPILILHGTDTMEKTAEYLHHNLAGLRVPIVLTGAMKPFGFENSDALQNFTEALLACSLVAPGVYISMHGRIHPLPGVFKNREKGTFEKRESI; encoded by the coding sequence ATGCCCGCAAAAAAAGTCAAGATCTACGTCATCACCACCGGCGGCACCATCGAAAAGATCTACGACGAAGAGAGCGGCACCCTGACCAACCGCGGCTCACTCCTGCAGCAGATGCTCGCCCGGCTACGTCTGCCCTATACCACCATCCAAAGCTACGATCTGCTCTGCAAAGACTCGCTGGAGATGACCGACAAGGACCGGCAGATGATCCTGCTCGCCGTCGAGAATCTCCTGGAGCATGATGCCCCCATTCTCATCCTCCATGGCACCGACACCATGGAAAAGACAGCGGAGTATCTCCATCACAATCTTGCCGGATTGCGGGTGCCTATCGTCCTGACCGGGGCGATGAAGCCTTTCGGCTTTGAAAACTCCGACGCCCTGCAGAACTTTACCGAAGCCCTGCTGGCCTGCTCCCTGGTTGCACCCGGGGTCTACATCAGCATGCATGGACGTATCCATCCCTTGCCCGGGGTGTTCAAAAACCGTGAAAAAGGCACCTTTGAAAAACGAGAATCCATCTAA
- a CDS encoding efflux RND transporter periplasmic adaptor subunit produces the protein MLKRNRKKWYWLIAAVVIVILLAASIMAKAKKGEEKGPAKVKVGRMDIIDKALAVGAIEPRNEIAVKSKTSGVVGKLYVEVGDHIQAGAPLLDVRPDPTPLELAEATRGVEIAEIELATLSKELERQKELQAKGLIAQQEYETLAQQHDQASVRTQIARERLALLKKGRINIAGNAIETTVRAPITGYILQKSVNLGDPVVPLTSYQAGTELMKMADMKDLLFRGTLDEIDVGKITEGMPCELQIGALPGKTVKGHVSLISLKARKEENTTLFPVEIAIDDAAGAVLRAGFSANASVIISKKEKVLAIPERVVTFRNDSAFVQISTGPESSKEQYIRTGLSDAINIEVISGLQEGQEVLEKKVKPIV, from the coding sequence ATGTTGAAACGCAACAGAAAAAAATGGTACTGGTTGATCGCTGCCGTGGTCATTGTGATCCTCCTAGCGGCATCGATCATGGCTAAAGCGAAGAAGGGGGAGGAAAAGGGGCCGGCCAAGGTCAAGGTCGGACGCATGGATATCATTGACAAGGCTCTGGCAGTAGGCGCGATCGAGCCCCGGAATGAGATCGCGGTCAAATCTAAAACCTCCGGCGTCGTCGGCAAGCTCTACGTCGAGGTCGGCGATCACATCCAGGCCGGCGCCCCGCTGCTCGACGTCCGGCCCGATCCGACGCCCCTCGAACTGGCCGAAGCCACCCGCGGTGTCGAAATCGCCGAGATCGAACTGGCCACCCTGAGCAAGGAACTCGAACGTCAGAAAGAGCTCCAGGCCAAGGGGTTGATCGCACAGCAGGAATATGAGACCCTGGCGCAGCAACATGACCAGGCCTCCGTGCGCACACAGATAGCCCGTGAACGGCTGGCGCTACTCAAGAAGGGACGAATAAATATTGCCGGCAATGCCATCGAAACCACCGTCCGTGCCCCCATCACCGGCTACATTCTGCAAAAGTCGGTCAACCTCGGCGACCCGGTCGTCCCCCTGACTTCATACCAGGCCGGAACCGAATTGATGAAAATGGCCGACATGAAAGACCTGCTCTTCCGCGGCACCCTGGATGAGATCGATGTCGGCAAGATCACCGAGGGGATGCCCTGCGAACTGCAGATTGGCGCCCTGCCGGGCAAAACCGTCAAGGGTCATGTCTCCCTGATCTCACTAAAGGCGCGCAAGGAGGAAAACACCACCCTCTTCCCGGTGGAGATCGCGATCGACGATGCGGCGGGCGCCGTGCTCCGCGCCGGATTTTCCGCCAATGCTAGCGTTATCATCAGCAAAAAGGAAAAAGTGCTGGCCATCCCGGAACGTGTGGTCACCTTCCGCAATGACTCCGCCTTCGTCCAGATCAGCACCGGCCCCGAGAGCAGCAAGGAGCAGTACATCAGGACCGGTCTCAGCGACGCCATCAACATCGAGGTGATCTCCGGGCTGCAAGAGGGGCAGGAGGTTCTCGAGAAAAAGGTCAAGCCCATCGTTTAA
- the eutT gene encoding ethanolamine utilization cob(I)yrinic acid a,c-diamide adenosyltransferase EutT has protein sequence MTRAVITEELLRTAFALAEGGEIHLPYGSELTPAARQLLSERHIVVRYIDNQGRVFAGAAPDQPLVRLNPLTGRSAAQEKRDPSTHKQNEADAELITHLDAHTLVAKTHPRIVLRGKLDTLIAFTVLAQSDFDPEKRFPWLHPYLAELRSRMGTLLKSEVTGETLAPPGLAGIDAEQLQALSHYPLRYLGHDHIVPEESQGRNVARLNVLRALCREVEIAIVQAFTGPDGTMIRPDLLTAANRLSSGLYVLMLLTVLAEKGKKVELETIKF, from the coding sequence ATGACCCGAGCGGTGATCACTGAAGAGTTATTGCGCACGGCCTTTGCCCTCGCTGAGGGCGGCGAAATCCATTTGCCGTACGGCAGCGAGCTGACACCCGCTGCGCGGCAGCTTCTCTCTGAGCGCCACATCGTGGTCCGATACATCGACAATCAGGGCCGGGTCTTCGCCGGCGCCGCGCCGGACCAGCCTCTTGTGCGTCTCAACCCCCTGACCGGACGCAGCGCCGCCCAGGAAAAGCGCGATCCCTCGACGCACAAGCAGAACGAGGCTGATGCGGAGCTGATCACCCACCTCGATGCCCACACTCTGGTCGCCAAGACCCATCCCCGCATCGTCCTCCGCGGCAAGCTGGATACCCTCATCGCTTTTACTGTTCTCGCTCAGAGCGATTTCGACCCGGAAAAACGCTTCCCCTGGCTGCATCCCTATCTGGCGGAGCTGCGCTCGCGGATGGGCACTCTGCTGAAATCCGAGGTGACCGGGGAGACCCTCGCTCCACCCGGACTGGCTGGTATCGATGCGGAACAGCTGCAGGCCCTCTCGCATTACCCGCTCCGCTATCTTGGTCATGATCATATCGTTCCGGAGGAATCCCAGGGAAGGAATGTCGCACGGCTCAACGTCCTACGCGCGTTGTGCCGTGAGGTGGAGATCGCTATCGTGCAAGCCTTTACCGGGCCGGATGGCACCATGATCCGGCCCGATCTGCTGACGGCCGCCAACCGGCTGAGCAGCGGCTTGTATGTGCTGATGCTCCTCACCGTGCTGGCAGAAAAGGGAAAAAAGGTCGAGCTGGAAACGATCAAATTCTAA
- a CDS encoding ABC transporter permease, with product MHLWMLIREFLQDIKKQRLRAFLTTFAITWGTLVVILLMSFGAGLSFRMREGLLNAADRVITVWPNQTTIKYQGLPIGRRIGLTEEDVELLQQSLPMVSQVCPQQGKHGTRLRNGSRTALTYMEAVYPNFEWMRRMYPAAGGRFLDAMDQQEKRRVVFIGSEIARELFGEENPVGKGCELDGLPFTVVGVLPKKMQTSMNNGPDDRRAVIPYSTFQSIYGWRYLNSIILQPANPQEGKLIKEEIYRVLGRKHRFDPKDDKALFVWDVAETVAIQDKIFLGLNIFMGVVGSMTLIIAGVGVANIMYVVVKERTREIGIKRAVGARRWHIMLQIIFESLLMSTIGGLVGILAATGIIKAIWLIPAQDGAMQFLGRPLLSTSVMVIAVSLLALIGLLAGFFPARRAAHIDPVEALRYE from the coding sequence ATGCATCTCTGGATGCTGATCAGGGAATTTCTGCAAGACATAAAGAAGCAGCGGCTGCGCGCATTTCTCACCACCTTTGCCATCACCTGGGGAACGCTGGTGGTGATCCTGCTGATGTCCTTCGGCGCCGGACTTTCCTTTCGCATGCGCGAGGGCTTGCTCAATGCCGCCGACCGGGTGATCACGGTTTGGCCCAACCAGACGACCATCAAGTACCAGGGCCTGCCAATCGGCCGCCGCATCGGTCTCACCGAAGAGGACGTCGAGCTACTACAGCAAAGCCTTCCGATGGTCAGCCAGGTTTGTCCCCAGCAAGGCAAGCACGGCACCCGGCTGCGGAATGGCAGCCGTACGGCTTTGACCTATATGGAAGCGGTCTACCCCAATTTTGAATGGATGCGACGCATGTATCCGGCCGCGGGCGGCCGCTTCCTCGATGCCATGGATCAGCAGGAAAAACGGCGTGTCGTTTTTATCGGCAGCGAGATCGCCAGGGAGCTTTTTGGCGAGGAAAATCCGGTCGGCAAGGGCTGCGAACTGGACGGCCTGCCCTTCACCGTCGTCGGTGTCCTGCCCAAAAAGATGCAGACCTCGATGAACAACGGCCCCGATGACCGTCGCGCCGTCATCCCGTATTCGACCTTTCAGAGCATTTACGGGTGGCGCTACCTCAATAGCATCATCCTCCAGCCGGCCAATCCCCAGGAGGGCAAACTGATCAAGGAGGAGATCTATCGGGTTCTCGGCCGCAAACACCGCTTCGACCCCAAGGATGATAAGGCCCTCTTCGTTTGGGACGTCGCCGAGACCGTAGCCATCCAGGATAAGATCTTTCTCGGACTGAATATCTTTATGGGCGTGGTCGGTTCGATGACCCTGATCATCGCCGGCGTTGGTGTGGCTAATATCATGTACGTTGTCGTTAAGGAACGCACCCGCGAGATCGGCATCAAACGCGCGGTAGGCGCGCGGCGCTGGCACATCATGCTCCAAATCATCTTTGAGTCCCTGCTGATGTCCACCATCGGCGGGCTTGTGGGCATCCTGGCAGCCACAGGAATCATCAAGGCGATCTGGCTGATTCCGGCGCAAGACGGGGCCATGCAGTTCCTCGGACGCCCCCTGCTCTCAACCTCCGTGATGGTCATCGCCGTCTCGCTGTTGGCACTGATCGGCCTCCTCGCCGGCTTCTTTCCAGCGCGGCGCGCCGCTCATATCGATCCGGTTGAAGCCTTGCGCTACGAATAG
- a CDS encoding SufS family cysteine desulfurase, protein MLDVRKIRSDFPLLVRPENRDLVYIDSAATTHRPRQVLEAMEDFYRRDNANPHRGAYRLAERATAAYEAARARVAAFIGAGRSEEIIFTRNATEAVNLVAWGWAERAVQEGDEIIVTELEHHSNLVPWQMVAQRCGARLRFLEIDEAGRLSSDQLDDLLTPRTRLLAITQTSNALGTIVPLGRFIDKAHAAGALVLVDGAQSVPHMAVDVQALDTDFLAFSGHKMLGPLGIGVLYGKMAHLEKMNPFLFGGDMISSVDYMHSEWNDVPWKFEAGTQNVAGAVGLAAAIDYLEEIGMTAIAEHDHALTQLALEKLASLEGIILYGPRTERGPALSFNLASIHPHDLATFLDQQQIAIRSGHHCAQVVMHKLQVPATARASFYLYNSEQDVERLVNGLLQAKDYFEKWL, encoded by the coding sequence ATGCTGGATGTCAGAAAAATTCGCTCCGACTTTCCCCTTTTGGTGCGGCCGGAGAACCGCGATCTCGTCTATATAGACAGCGCAGCCACCACGCACCGGCCGCGCCAGGTTCTGGAGGCGATGGAGGACTTTTACCGGCGCGACAATGCCAATCCCCACCGCGGAGCTTACCGCCTCGCCGAGCGGGCGACGGCGGCCTACGAGGCGGCGCGGGCGCGCGTGGCGGCCTTCATCGGCGCCGGACGCAGCGAGGAGATCATTTTCACCCGCAATGCAACCGAGGCGGTCAATCTGGTCGCTTGGGGCTGGGCGGAACGCGCGGTGCAGGAGGGCGATGAGATCATCGTAACCGAGCTGGAGCACCACAGCAATCTGGTGCCCTGGCAGATGGTCGCACAGCGGTGTGGTGCGCGGCTGCGCTTTCTCGAAATTGACGAGGCGGGCCGGCTCTCTTCCGACCAGCTGGATGATCTGCTTACGCCGAGGACTCGTCTGCTGGCCATCACCCAGACCTCAAACGCGCTGGGAACCATTGTCCCGCTGGGCCGCTTCATCGACAAGGCCCACGCTGCCGGCGCTCTGGTGCTGGTCGATGGCGCCCAAAGTGTACCGCATATGGCGGTCGATGTGCAGGCGCTCGACACCGATTTTCTGGCCTTTTCCGGACACAAGATGCTCGGACCTCTCGGCATCGGTGTCCTCTACGGCAAGATGGCCCATCTGGAGAAGATGAATCCCTTTCTTTTTGGGGGCGACATGATCAGCAGCGTCGATTACATGCACTCCGAGTGGAACGATGTACCATGGAAATTCGAGGCGGGCACCCAGAATGTGGCGGGAGCGGTCGGTCTGGCGGCAGCCATCGACTACCTGGAGGAGATCGGCATGACGGCCATTGCGGAACACGATCATGCGTTGACGCAGCTGGCTCTGGAGAAGCTGGCCTCCCTGGAAGGGATCATCTTGTACGGCCCGCGTACCGAGCGTGGCCCGGCGCTCTCCTTCAACCTGGCCTCTATCCATCCCCATGATCTGGCCACATTTCTCGATCAGCAGCAGATTGCCATCCGTTCAGGCCATCACTGTGCCCAGGTGGTCATGCACAAGCTGCAGGTCCCGGCCACCGCTCGAGCCAGCTTTTATCTCTATAACAGCGAACAGGATGTCGAACGTCTGGTTAACGGTTTGTTACAGGCAAAGGATTACTTTGAAAAATGGCTTTAG
- a CDS encoding non-heme iron oxygenase ferredoxin subunit produces MSGFITLFPAADLPEGEMRRVMAGKEALVVVHQQGQWYALMDACSHEAVPLSEGYLEPGRICCAQHGAAFDLRNGEVLTPPAYEAVAVRQVRVTAGMVEVEGEA; encoded by the coding sequence ATGTCCGGGTTTATCACGCTCTTTCCTGCGGCTGATCTGCCGGAAGGCGAAATGCGCCGTGTGATGGCGGGAAAAGAAGCCCTGGTGGTCGTTCATCAGCAAGGCCAGTGGTATGCCCTGATGGATGCCTGTTCGCACGAGGCCGTGCCGCTCTCAGAGGGCTACCTGGAGCCCGGCCGGATCTGTTGCGCGCAACACGGGGCCGCCTTTGACCTGCGCAACGGCGAGGTTCTGACGCCGCCGGCGTATGAGGCGGTGGCGGTACGGCAGGTACGTGTGACGGCGGGCATGGTTGAGGTGGAAGGAGAGGCGTAG
- a CDS encoding aminoacyl-histidine dipeptidase, with amino-acid sequence MSVTAHLEPKALWKHFEEICKIPHGSGNEKAIGDYVLKVAQNLGLKAVRDETGNVIVYKKASSGHEKSTGVVLQGHLDMVNVKEPGSPHNFDKDPLRLILNGDWLKADGTTLGADNGIGVAAALAVLEDDKLVHGPLEALFTVSEETGLDGARTLSPDAIKGRILLNLDSEELGNFSIGCAGGADSNLQLPIKRAEAKGDKALTVTVTGLNGGHSGIEIHQGRGNAIKILNRLIWQLSREVKVELASFKGGTKHNAIPDTAVAEIVLKKKEVEKAKAWLNSTLDDIRLEFKPVEGKINLIIEESKGKIPTVLDSESKEQLLGLIFALPHGPLAMSRSIKGLVETSNNVAIIDTKEKKATILCSSRSSSMPALRATRDKLAAIAKLAGAKIEQPEGYPSWMPNVDSPLLKVTAETYEAVTRKKAKYSAIHAGLECGIIGAIYPGMDMISFGPDLRDVHSTKERVDVKSVAKFYAHLLKLVETLA; translated from the coding sequence ATGTCTGTAACAGCGCATCTTGAACCCAAAGCACTCTGGAAGCATTTTGAGGAAATCTGTAAAATTCCCCATGGTTCGGGCAATGAAAAAGCGATCGGTGATTATGTGCTCAAGGTAGCCCAAAATTTGGGCTTGAAAGCGGTACGCGATGAAACCGGCAATGTGATCGTTTATAAAAAAGCCTCTTCCGGCCATGAAAAATCCACCGGCGTTGTGCTCCAGGGTCACCTCGACATGGTCAATGTGAAAGAACCGGGCTCCCCGCATAATTTCGACAAAGACCCCCTCCGTTTAATCCTCAATGGAGATTGGCTGAAAGCGGATGGCACAACCCTGGGGGCCGATAACGGTATTGGCGTCGCAGCTGCTCTCGCGGTTCTGGAGGATGACAAGCTTGTCCACGGCCCGCTTGAAGCCCTCTTCACCGTTTCCGAAGAGACCGGGCTGGATGGTGCGCGTACCCTCTCCCCGGATGCCATCAAGGGCCGCATCCTGCTCAACCTCGACAGCGAAGAGCTTGGTAATTTCTCGATTGGCTGCGCCGGCGGCGCTGATTCCAATCTTCAGCTGCCGATCAAACGTGCCGAAGCCAAGGGCGACAAAGCCCTCACCGTGACGGTTACCGGCCTGAACGGCGGGCACTCCGGCATTGAGATCCATCAGGGGCGCGGGAATGCCATCAAGATCCTCAACCGCCTCATCTGGCAGCTCTCCAGGGAGGTGAAAGTCGAGCTGGCCAGCTTCAAGGGCGGTACCAAGCATAATGCCATTCCGGATACGGCGGTGGCAGAAATCGTCCTGAAGAAGAAAGAGGTTGAAAAAGCCAAGGCCTGGTTGAACAGTACGCTCGATGATATCCGGCTTGAATTCAAACCGGTGGAGGGAAAAATCAACCTAATCATCGAGGAGTCCAAGGGGAAAATTCCCACTGTGCTCGATAGCGAATCAAAAGAGCAGCTGTTGGGCCTGATCTTTGCACTTCCCCACGGTCCTCTGGCGATGAGCCGGAGCATCAAGGGTCTGGTCGAAACCTCAAATAATGTCGCCATCATCGATACCAAGGAGAAAAAGGCGACGATTCTGTGCAGCAGCCGCAGTTCCAGCATGCCGGCGCTGCGCGCCACGCGCGACAAGTTGGCAGCGATCGCCAAGTTGGCCGGTGCTAAAATCGAGCAGCCCGAGGGCTATCCCTCCTGGATGCCCAATGTCGACTCCCCACTGCTCAAGGTAACGGCGGAAACCTACGAAGCGGTGACCCGCAAAAAGGCCAAATATTCAGCCATCCATGCCGGACTGGAGTGTGGCATCATTGGCGCCATCTACCCGGGGATGGATATGATCTCCTTCGGTCCGGACTTGCGGGATGTCCATTCGACGAAGGAACGGGTCGATGTCAAGAGCGTGGCCAAATTTTACGCCCACCTGCTTAAACTAGTCGAAACCCTCGCCTGA
- a CDS encoding SH3 domain-containing protein — MEHLLNSETKWRWFFALLILPLAAGAQVFDTTPPKIAHQPVRLGRVGKILPILANVSDNSGVKSVRITVQHDGQQIQHEMNPVQSASSVPVVVQTGTEAVALYATPSGNGKLLGQLAPGELLEVTLVHPPYYRIRSAAGLVGYIPADAVQIVESGAAYRITLPVQLTAGGRLSYQITATDDFGNEAKTDQIPIRLLTDEEIARLQERRSGPTPLTRGKEATAVRPAAKGTSKSLYAKPAFWITTAAIGGGIIYMLASGSDDTAPKKAVVGVTIGW, encoded by the coding sequence ATGGAACACCTGCTAAACTCTGAAACAAAATGGCGCTGGTTTTTCGCGCTGCTGATACTGCCGTTGGCGGCCGGGGCGCAAGTCTTTGATACCACGCCGCCCAAAATCGCCCATCAGCCGGTCCGTCTCGGCCGGGTCGGCAAAATCTTGCCCATTCTCGCCAATGTAAGCGATAACTCCGGCGTCAAGAGCGTGCGCATCACCGTCCAGCATGACGGGCAACAGATCCAGCACGAAATGAATCCGGTACAGAGCGCCTCGAGCGTGCCGGTGGTGGTGCAAACCGGTACCGAAGCAGTGGCGCTTTATGCAACGCCTAGCGGCAACGGCAAACTTCTGGGGCAGCTTGCCCCGGGTGAACTGCTCGAGGTCACTCTGGTGCACCCACCCTATTACCGCATTCGCAGCGCGGCGGGTCTGGTGGGGTACATTCCGGCCGATGCGGTCCAGATTGTCGAGTCCGGCGCGGCCTACCGGATCACCCTGCCGGTGCAGCTCACCGCCGGAGGACGTTTGTCCTACCAGATCACCGCGACCGATGATTTTGGCAATGAAGCCAAAACCGATCAGATCCCCATCCGGCTGCTCACCGATGAAGAGATTGCACGATTGCAGGAACGGCGCAGCGGACCGACCCCGTTGACCCGCGGTAAAGAGGCAACAGCCGTCCGTCCGGCCGCGAAAGGAACTTCTAAATCCCTCTATGCCAAGCCGGCATTCTGGATCACCACAGCCGCAATCGGCGGCGGGATCATCTATATGCTCGCCAGCGGGAGTGACGATACTGCACCCAAAAAGGCCGTGGTCGGCGTCACCATCGGCTGGTGA
- the greA gene encoding transcription elongation factor GreA translates to MKPLYLTKEQLNKLQTELHHLKRNERTKVIKEIAEAREKGDLSENAEYDAAKEKQLLIERKIARLEETLSRARILSEEMMGTEQVHVGSRVLLVDLKTEEETVYELVPTAEFHSYDLDAISIDSPVGKALVGKGVDDIVSIRVPAGEITYRVKKIS, encoded by the coding sequence ATGAAACCCCTGTACCTGACCAAAGAGCAGTTGAACAAATTACAGACTGAATTGCATCATCTCAAGCGCAACGAACGCACCAAGGTGATCAAGGAGATTGCCGAGGCGCGCGAAAAGGGCGATCTGAGCGAGAATGCCGAATATGATGCCGCCAAGGAGAAGCAGCTGCTGATCGAGCGCAAGATCGCCCGGCTGGAGGAGACCCTTTCGCGGGCGCGGATATTGAGCGAAGAGATGATGGGGACCGAGCAGGTTCATGTGGGCAGCCGCGTGCTGCTGGTCGATCTTAAAACCGAGGAGGAGACGGTCTACGAGCTGGTGCCGACCGCAGAATTCCATTCCTATGATCTAGATGCCATCTCCATCGATTCACCGGTTGGCAAGGCTTTGGTCGGCAAGGGTGTGGACGATATTGTCTCGATCCGTGTGCCTGCAGGGGAGATCACCTATCGCGTTAAAAAGATTTCATAA
- a CDS encoding ABC transporter permease has product MSHLLETIKEILYYLRQYKGRTFMTLFGIIWGTVSIVVLLAFGVGVHTSMSKNMHGMGESIAILWPGRTALPYMGFGRDRFISFIEEDAELLRREVREIRRISPEYSKWNAPLRFGEQINKPNVAGVIPEYAEMRNIQTQPGGRWIDDIDLKERKRVVFLGDELAKFLFGEGSNPVGKYLYVADSPFLVIGVLTHKTQNSSYSSRDQDRAFIPASTFQSMFGARRIENIVYQIGNPLDSQLAQQRIYEVLGKKKGFDPKDKEALGIWDTTEMDKFTYYFSLGFNIFMGIIGVMTLTVGGIGLANIMYVVVQERTAEIGVRRSVGARRSHIMSQFLLESFIIVLAGAVIGFLLAALIIKGIAAMPYEEYVGDPALNVRVALITVLILGLVGMVAGWFPARKASRLSVIECLRH; this is encoded by the coding sequence ATGAGTCATTTGCTAGAAACCATCAAAGAGATCCTGTATTATCTGCGCCAGTACAAGGGCCGCACCTTCATGACCCTTTTCGGGATTATCTGGGGCACGGTGAGCATCGTCGTGCTTCTGGCCTTCGGCGTAGGCGTGCACACCTCGATGAGTAAGAACATGCACGGCATGGGGGAGTCCATCGCCATCCTTTGGCCGGGGCGCACCGCTCTCCCCTACATGGGCTTCGGCCGCGACCGATTTATCAGCTTCATCGAGGAGGATGCGGAACTGTTACGCCGCGAGGTGCGCGAAATCCGCCGGATCAGTCCGGAATATTCCAAATGGAACGCCCCGCTGCGCTTCGGCGAGCAGATCAACAAGCCGAACGTCGCCGGCGTTATCCCCGAGTATGCCGAGATGCGCAACATCCAGACCCAACCCGGCGGGCGCTGGATCGATGATATCGATCTTAAGGAGCGCAAACGGGTGGTCTTTTTGGGGGACGAACTGGCCAAATTCCTCTTTGGCGAAGGCAGCAATCCCGTCGGCAAATACCTCTACGTCGCCGACTCGCCCTTCCTGGTCATCGGCGTGCTGACACATAAGACTCAGAACTCCTCTTATAGCTCTCGCGATCAGGACCGCGCCTTCATTCCGGCCTCGACCTTTCAGTCCATGTTCGGAGCGCGGCGGATCGAAAATATTGTCTACCAGATCGGCAATCCGCTCGATTCGCAGCTGGCGCAACAGCGGATTTATGAGGTGCTCGGCAAAAAGAAGGGCTTCGATCCCAAGGACAAGGAGGCCCTGGGGATCTGGGATACCACCGAGATGGACAAATTCACCTACTATTTTTCCCTTGGATTCAACATCTTCATGGGCATCATCGGTGTGATGACACTGACCGTCGGCGGCATCGGCCTGGCCAATATCATGTATGTCGTCGTCCAGGAGCGCACCGCGGAGATCGGGGTGCGGCGATCCGTTGGCGCCCGGCGTTCCCATATCATGTCCCAGTTCCTTCTCGAGTCCTTCATCATTGTTTTGGCCGGCGCGGTCATCGGCTTCCTTCTCGCCGCGCTGATCATCAAGGGGATCGCTGCAATGCCCTATGAAGAATATGTCGGCGATCCCGCACTTAACGTACGCGTCGCGCTGATCACCGTGCTGATCCTCGGCCTGGTCGGGATGGTCGCTGGCTGGTTTCCGGCCCGCAAGGCCTCCCGACTCAGCGTCATCGAGTGCCTGCGCCACTAA